AAGAATTACTGACAAAATATGTGCAAGAAAATTTTGTTGATGAGGGCATGGTAGCCGACGTGGCAATTCATCGCGACCACCCAGATAATCCGCACGCTCATGTGATGTTAACCAATCGCCCATTTAACCCCGATGGTACTTGGGGACAGAAAACAAAAACCGAATACATTTTAGATAGTCATGGTAATAAAACTAAGACCCCTGCAGGGAATGTGAGAAACCGAAAAATTTGGTTGGTTGATTGGGATAAAAAAGAAAAAATAACTGAATGGCGGCACAATTGGGCGGTTAGTGTAAATCAAGTTTTAGAGCAAAAAAATATTCCCGATCGGATCAGTGAAAAATCCTTTGAAGATCAAGGAATAAATGAAGTTCCAACTCAACATGAGGGAATCAATAGTAAGCGGCATGAAAGAAAAGAATTTAACCAACAAGTTAAGGACTATCGCAAGGCCAAAGCCAGTTATAAAAATAACCAAGAAAAAGTAATCAATAGAGGTCATTTAGATAGCCTAAGTAAACACTTCTCATTTAATGAAAAACGGGTAGTCAAAGAGTTAAGCCATGAACTGAAAACTTATATCAGTTTGGAGAACTTAGATGATAAGCGGCGCATGCTATTTAATTGGAAAAACAGCACCTTAATTAAACATGCGGTTGGTGAAGATGTGACTAAACAATTATTGACAATTAACCAACAAGAAAGCTCACTCAAAAAAGCAGATGAACTCTTAAATAAAGTAGTTGATCGCACTACGAAAAAACTTTATCCAGAGCTTAATTTTGAACAGACCACGCAAGCTGAAAGACGAGAATTAATTAAGGAAACCGATAGCGAACAAACAGTTTTCAAGGGTAGTGAATTAAACGAACGTTTAATGAACATTCGTGATGATTTGTTGACCCAACAATTATTGACCTTTACTAAGCGGCCATACGTTGGTTTTAAGTTATTAATGCAACAAGAAAAGGAAGTCAAAATCGAGCTTAAATATACGCTGATGATTCATGATGATAGCTTAGAAAGTCTAGAACACGTTGATCAAGGTCTACTAGAAAAGTATTCACCAACCGAGCAGCAAAAGATTACTCGCGCAGTCAAAGATTTGCGAACAATCATGGCTGTGAAGCAAGTTATTCAAACCCAATACCAGGAAGTTTTAAGAAGAGCCTTTCCTAACGGCGATTTAGATGAATTACCAATGACTAAACAGGAACAAGCCTATACAGCCGTGATGTACTATGATCCTGTTTTAAAGCCATGTCAGGCTGAAACAATTGAACAGTGGCAAGCAAATTCACCACAGGTGTTCAGTCCCCCAGAACATCAACAAGGACTAGCTTATTTATCGGGACAGCTTAGCTTAGATCAGTTAGAAAATCATCACTTACAACGGGTTTTAAAGCATGATGGCACTAAACAACTCTTTTTTGGCGAATGCAAAGCTGATCCGACGATTAAGAACAGTCAGATCGAGAAAATTCAAATGCAGTTAAAAGAGCAACAAGCCAAGGACGACCAGTACAGAAAAGCAAATATCGGACATTATCAACCACTGAACTACAAGCCAGTTAGTCCAGACTATTACTTAAAGACGGCCTTTAGTGACGCGATCATGACTGTTCTATATGCTCGTGATGAAGATTACCAACGGCAAAAACAAGAACGCGGCTTAAAAGAAACCGAGTGGGAAATGACGAAAAAGCAGCGGCAACACCAAACTCGAAACCGGCATGAAGATGGGGGCATGCACTTGTAATCACAAAATTAGCGATTGGCTAATTGGAATGAATGGCAGCCCTTTATACACCTTGCTATTAAGACAAAACGGGGTGCGCGGGGTGTACTCGATTGGTCGAGTACAGACGCCAACTTTGTATATGGTTTATCAAAGAGACCAGGCAATCAAAAACTTTAAGCCGGAACCCTATTTTGAACTAAATGCTGAAATTCTTGCTAATCAGCAAAAATTCGTCGCAAAATTAGACCCCTATCAGCGATTTAAAGATGAAGCAGGACTAATAACATTCATGCAAGCTAAGCACGTTCAGAAAGGCTCGCAGGCCGGTTTAATCAAGGACGTCCAAAAACAAGACAAAAAGCGTGCTAGTCCACAACTATTCTCACTATCCAGTCTGCAAAGTGCCATGAATAAACGGTATCATGCCAGTGCCGGCCAAACCTTAGCCGCCATTCAGAGTTTATACGAAGCTAAGTTCCTTAGCTATCTCCGAACCGATTGTGCTTATATCACTGATGAAGAATTTGAGTATTTAGTGGCTAATCTGACGAAGTATCTGGGGTTAGTCTCTAAGCAAGTCGCTTTAACCAATACCACGCCAAATAAGCGTTATGTTAATGGAAAAAAAGTTGAAGAACACTACGCCATTATCATGACAAAAGTTGTCCCGACGAAAGATCAATTAGCTGCCTTACCTAAATTACAGCAACAGGTCTATGATTTGGTTTTAAGAACCACATTAGCCATGTTTTCTGATCCGTACGAGTACGAGGAAACCACCATTATTACCCAAGTTGGTGACGCCAATTTTAAAGCAACGGGTAAGGTCCCAACTAAGCAAGGTTGGCAAGCTTTATTTGATGATCACAAAGCCGAACAGCAAGAGGCAGCCACCCTACCGCTCGTTCACCAAGGCGATCAAGTCCAAGCAAATCTGCAAACGCCGCAAAAAGAAACGACCCCGCCGGTACCATTTACCGAAGGTACCCTGATTACGGCCATGAAGACGGCCGGTAAAACGCTTGA
The sequence above is drawn from the Levilactobacillus zymae genome and encodes:
- the mobQ gene encoding MobQ family relaxase, which codes for MAIFHMSFSNISAGKGRSAIASAAYRSGEKLFDDKEGRHYFYARSVMPESFILTPKNSPEWASDRERLWNEVETKDRKSNSRYAKEFNVALPVELSESEQKELLTKYVQENFVDEGMVADVAIHRDHPDNPHAHVMLTNRPFNPDGTWGQKTKTEYILDSHGNKTKTPAGNVRNRKIWLVDWDKKEKITEWRHNWAVSVNQVLEQKNIPDRISEKSFEDQGINEVPTQHEGINSKRHERKEFNQQVKDYRKAKASYKNNQEKVINRGHLDSLSKHFSFNEKRVVKELSHELKTYISLENLDDKRRMLFNWKNSTLIKHAVGEDVTKQLLTINQQESSLKKADELLNKVVDRTTKKLYPELNFEQTTQAERRELIKETDSEQTVFKGSELNERLMNIRDDLLTQQLLTFTKRPYVGFKLLMQQEKEVKIELKYTLMIHDDSLESLEHVDQGLLEKYSPTEQQKITRAVKDLRTIMAVKQVIQTQYQEVLRRAFPNGDLDELPMTKQEQAYTAVMYYDPVLKPCQAETIEQWQANSPQVFSPPEHQQGLAYLSGQLSLDQLENHHLQRVLKHDGTKQLFFGECKADPTIKNSQIEKIQMQLKEQQAKDDQYRKANIGHYQPLNYKPVSPDYYLKTAFSDAIMTVLYARDEDYQRQKQERGLKETEWEMTKKQRQHQTRNRHEDGGMHL